One region of Cystobacter fuscus DSM 2262 genomic DNA includes:
- a CDS encoding IS701 family transposase, with product MTAPPLNTLLSLLLLVRPVFTRPSFCRFLTLFAGWVSTRELHAVTEALVSAGVSGVRHHAGFHRFFSRARWSIDQVGRLLLLHLAALAPGPLRLALDDTLCTHKGPKVFGLGVHIDPVRSTRRTRLLTFGHVWVVLSVLFPVPFSERVWALPVLFRLYRTQADCQKRGGTHLKKTQLARQLLEQVSRWLPHKPVEVVADSAYSCREVLRHLPPGVVFVGAMRADSTLHRPRTRSCRSPVTGRLLTKDILLPKPEKIARDDNHPWLTMTLTLYGAPTQVQQGVGGPVVSFRRQTPAQNRHRQSTAR from the coding sequence ATGACCGCCCCTCCTCTCAACACGCTGCTGTCGCTGCTTCTGCTCGTCCGTCCCGTTTTCACTCGGCCCTCGTTCTGTCGCTTCCTCACCTTGTTTGCTGGCTGGGTGAGTACCCGTGAGTTGCATGCAGTCACCGAAGCCTTGGTGTCCGCGGGTGTCTCTGGAGTACGCCACCACGCGGGCTTCCATCGCTTCTTCTCGCGAGCACGCTGGAGCATCGACCAGGTGGGCCGACTGCTTTTGCTGCATCTGGCGGCACTCGCACCGGGACCACTGCGCCTGGCGCTCGATGACACCCTGTGCACCCACAAGGGGCCCAAGGTTTTCGGTCTGGGTGTGCACATCGACCCCGTGCGCTCGACTCGACGCACGCGCCTGCTCACCTTCGGCCATGTCTGGGTGGTGCTGTCCGTGCTGTTCCCCGTGCCTTTTTCTGAAAGAGTCTGGGCCCTGCCTGTTCTCTTCCGCCTCTATCGGACCCAGGCCGACTGCCAGAAGCGAGGGGGTACACACTTGAAGAAGACGCAGTTGGCACGCCAGCTCCTGGAGCAGGTGTCCCGCTGGTTACCCCACAAGCCCGTGGAGGTGGTGGCTGACTCCGCCTACTCCTGTCGGGAGGTGCTGCGCCACCTGCCACCGGGCGTTGTCTTCGTGGGAGCCATGCGAGCGGACTCCACGCTGCACCGTCCGCGCACACGCTCGTGCCGCTCGCCTGTCACTGGCCGCCTGCTCACCAAGGATATTCTCCTGCCCAAGCCCGAGAAGATTGCCCGGGACGACAATCACCCCTGGCTGACCATGACGCTCACCCTGTATGGAGCGCCCACGCAGGTGCAACAAGGAGTGGGTGGCCCGGTGGTATCGTTCCGCCGGCAAACCCCTGCTCAAAATCGTCATCGTCAAAGTACCGCGCGGTGA